From one Streptomyces spiramyceticus genomic stretch:
- a CDS encoding FAD-binding and (Fe-S)-binding domain-containing protein: protein MAEKRDDTSALARELNQAVRGEVAFDAAARALMTMDASNYRRVPLGVVAPRDADDVAAALAVCRAHGVPVVPRGGGTSIAGQATGTGVVLDFTRHMRTVVDLDPASRTAVVQPGVVLDDLRAAAGAHGLTFGPDPSTHSRCTLGGMIGNNSCGSHSVAWGTTADNVRRLSVVSYGGDLLRLREGWDGAPEGLRALVDSNLALLRTGFPELPRRISGYAMDALLPEKGVDLARAFCGSEGTLGVLTEATVRLVEAPRARALAVLGYAGESAAAEAAPTLLPYGPLTVEGMAEDLVPAQERMLLPRGTAWLFVEMGGDSPAEARSHAEQLVKAAEALGGAVVTDPAEQRALWRIREDASGTATRMPDGSEAWPGWEDCAVPPARLGRYLRDFRALLAEHGLRGTPYGHFGDGCIHVRIDFDLLSEIGVRRFRRFSQEQAELVVAHGGSLSGEHGDGQARAELLPKMYGDELVALFGRFKDVWDPAGGMNPGMLARPARLDDNLRFAVLPKKPVDVVFGYPHDDGDFSAAVRRCVGVAKCRTESAAGPGVMCPSFRATGDEQHSTRGRARLLHEMLAGEVVTDGWRSEEVRGALDLCLSCKGCRTDCPVGVDMATYKAEFLHHHYKGRLRPAAHYAMGWLPLWLRAAAPLARVLGPAARVRPLAAAAKRLGGIAPERDLPSPAPRTLRSWWRARNRADGGAERASTTTVVLWPDTFTNHLSPDVGRAAVRVLEAAGLRVAMPPQQLCCGLTYVSTGQLARARAVMRRTLDGMERAAGLPLVVLEPSCAAALKADLPELLPDDPRAAALARSVRTFAQVLEEYAPHWQPPRIDRPVAGQTHCHQHAILGDGAEQRLRERAGLTGGLSGGCCGLAGNFGFERGHYDVSVACAEEQLLPSVRQAAEGTELLADGFSCRTQLEQLVGRRARHLAEVLADGLNDGPAEGPVEGPEAERQ, encoded by the coding sequence ATGGCTGAAAAGCGGGACGACACGTCAGCTCTGGCGCGCGAGCTGAACCAGGCCGTACGCGGAGAGGTCGCCTTCGACGCCGCGGCCCGCGCCCTCATGACCATGGACGCCTCCAACTACCGGCGCGTCCCGCTCGGCGTCGTCGCCCCGCGCGACGCCGACGACGTGGCCGCCGCCCTCGCCGTCTGCCGGGCGCACGGGGTGCCTGTCGTGCCGCGCGGCGGCGGGACGTCGATAGCGGGACAGGCGACAGGTACGGGCGTGGTCCTCGACTTCACCCGCCACATGCGGACCGTCGTTGACCTGGACCCGGCGTCCCGTACCGCCGTGGTCCAGCCGGGTGTCGTCCTCGACGACCTGCGGGCGGCTGCGGGAGCGCACGGCCTGACCTTCGGTCCCGACCCGTCGACGCACAGCCGCTGCACGCTCGGCGGAATGATCGGCAACAACTCGTGCGGTTCGCACTCGGTCGCCTGGGGAACGACCGCCGACAATGTCCGCCGCCTGTCGGTCGTCAGTTACGGAGGCGATCTCCTGCGCCTGAGGGAGGGGTGGGACGGGGCGCCCGAAGGACTGCGCGCCCTGGTGGACAGCAACCTCGCCCTCCTGCGCACCGGATTCCCCGAACTGCCCCGCCGTATCTCCGGGTACGCGATGGACGCACTGCTCCCCGAGAAGGGCGTCGACCTGGCCCGCGCGTTCTGCGGCAGTGAAGGCACCCTCGGCGTGCTGACCGAAGCGACCGTACGGCTGGTGGAAGCGCCCCGCGCCCGGGCGCTCGCCGTGCTCGGTTACGCCGGTGAGAGCGCCGCCGCCGAAGCCGCGCCCACCCTCCTCCCGTACGGGCCGCTGACCGTCGAAGGCATGGCCGAGGACCTGGTGCCCGCCCAGGAGCGGATGCTGCTGCCGCGCGGCACCGCCTGGCTCTTCGTGGAGATGGGCGGAGACTCGCCCGCCGAAGCCCGCTCCCACGCCGAACAGTTGGTCAAGGCGGCCGAGGCACTGGGCGGCGCGGTCGTCACCGACCCGGCGGAACAGCGCGCCCTGTGGCGCATCCGGGAGGACGCCAGCGGCACCGCGACACGGATGCCCGACGGGAGCGAGGCATGGCCGGGGTGGGAGGACTGCGCCGTACCGCCCGCCCGGCTGGGCCGGTATCTGCGCGACTTCAGGGCCTTGCTGGCCGAGCACGGTCTGCGTGGCACGCCGTACGGCCACTTCGGCGACGGCTGTATCCATGTCCGTATCGACTTCGACCTGCTCAGCGAAATCGGCGTACGGCGGTTCCGGAGGTTCTCGCAGGAACAGGCGGAACTCGTCGTCGCGCACGGTGGATCGCTCTCCGGCGAACACGGCGACGGCCAGGCACGCGCCGAGCTGCTGCCCAAAATGTACGGCGACGAGCTCGTCGCCCTCTTCGGCCGCTTCAAGGACGTGTGGGACCCGGCCGGCGGCATGAACCCGGGGATGCTGGCCCGCCCCGCCCGCCTCGACGACAACCTCCGCTTCGCCGTCCTCCCCAAGAAGCCCGTCGACGTCGTCTTCGGCTACCCCCACGACGACGGCGACTTCTCGGCCGCCGTACGCCGCTGCGTGGGCGTGGCCAAGTGCCGCACCGAATCGGCGGCCGGTCCCGGCGTCATGTGCCCCTCCTTCCGCGCCACCGGCGACGAACAGCACTCCACGCGCGGCCGGGCCCGCTTGCTGCACGAAATGCTCGCGGGCGAAGTCGTCACCGACGGCTGGCGGTCGGAGGAGGTACGGGGCGCCCTGGACCTGTGCCTGTCCTGCAAGGGGTGCAGGACCGACTGCCCGGTCGGCGTCGACATGGCGACGTACAAGGCGGAATTCCTGCACCACCACTACAAGGGGCGGTTGCGCCCCGCCGCCCACTACGCCATGGGATGGCTGCCCCTGTGGCTGCGCGCGGCTGCCCCCTTGGCCCGCGTACTGGGCCCCGCCGCCCGGGTACGGCCGCTCGCCGCCGCCGCCAAGCGCCTGGGCGGCATCGCGCCGGAACGGGACCTGCCGAGCCCGGCGCCCAGGACGCTCAGGTCCTGGTGGCGCGCCCGGAACAGGGCCGACGGCGGTGCTGAGCGGGCCAGTACAACGACTGTCGTCCTGTGGCCCGACACCTTCACCAACCACCTCTCCCCGGACGTCGGCCGGGCCGCCGTGCGCGTGCTCGAAGCGGCCGGGCTGCGGGTCGCGATGCCGCCGCAGCAGCTGTGCTGTGGGCTGACGTACGTATCGACCGGACAGCTCGCCCGGGCCCGCGCAGTGATGCGCCGCACCCTGGACGGCATGGAACGGGCCGCCGGACTGCCCCTCGTGGTACTGGAGCCGAGCTGCGCGGCCGCGCTCAAGGCCGACCTCCCCGAGCTGCTCCCCGACGACCCGAGGGCCGCCGCCCTCGCCCGGTCCGTACGGACCTTCGCCCAGGTCCTTGAGGAGTACGCCCCGCACTGGCAGCCGCCGAGGATCGACCGCCCCGTGGCCGGCCAGACGCACTGCCACCAGCACGCGATCCTGGGCGACGGCGCGGAGCAGCGCCTGCGCGAGCGCGCCGGCCTCACGGGCGGCCTGAGCGGCGGCTGCTGCGGCCTCGCCGGGAACTTCGGCTTCGAGCGCGGCCACTACGACGTGTCGGTCGCCTGTGCGGAGGAACAGCTGCTGCCGTCCGTACGGCAAGCGGCGGAGGGCACGGAGCTCCTGGCGGACGGCTTCTCGTGCCGTA